One Zootoca vivipara chromosome 9, rZooViv1.1, whole genome shotgun sequence DNA window includes the following coding sequences:
- the IRF2 gene encoding interferon regulatory factor 2 isoform X2, giving the protein MPVERMRMRPWLEEQINSNKIPGLKWLNEEKMIFQIPWMHAARHGWDVEKDAPLFRNWAIHTGKFQPGVDKPDPKTWKANFRCAMNSLPDIEEVKDKSIKKGNNAFRVYRMLPLSERPSKKGRKPKEDKMKEIKQEPEESSYELSNGTCQGFSDYCLSSAIKAEVDSTINIVVVGDSHFECGSEDHMIVHDPPDVCQVVEVTTECDDQPSSMSQSYPLQISPVSSYAESETTDSIPSDEENAQGHLQWQKENIGGKQYYSNLGTRNPPYPLPGMATFVTSNKPDLQVTIKEEACPLPYNSSWPFPELPLQQIVCSASTSYSNSNRPPDHENRASVIKKTSDITQSRVKSS; this is encoded by the exons GAAAAAATGATTTTTCAGATTCCTTGGATGCACGCAGCACGCCATGGGTGGGATGTTGAAAAAGATGCTCCTTTATTTAGGAACTGGGCTATTCACACAG gGAAGTTCCAGCCAGGAGTCGATAAACCAGACCCAAAGACGTGGAAGGCAAACTTTCGATGTGCTATGAACTCCTTACCCGATATTGAAGAAGTCAAGGACAAAAGCATAAAGAAAGGAAATAATGCCTTCCGGGTATACCGGATGCTGCCGTTATCTGAGAGGCCTTCGAAGAAAG GAAGGAAACCCAAGGAAGACAAAATGAAAGAAATTAAG CAAGAACCAGAGGAATCGTCTTATGAACTGAGTAATGGAACATGCCAGGGGTTTTCTGATTACTGCTTATCTTCAGCAATAAAAGCTGAAGTCGACAGCACAATAAACATTGTAG TTGTAGGAGATTCGCATTTTGAGTGTGGTTCTGAGGATCATATGATAGTTCACGATCCACCTGATGTTTGCCAAGTAGTGGAAGTGACAACAGAATGTGATGACCAACCCAGCAGTATGAGTCAGTCGTATCCACTACAGATCTCCCCAGTCTCCTCCTATGCAG AAAGTGAGACAACAGACAGCATACCAAGTGACGAAGAAAATGCACAG GGTCATCTTCAGTGGCAAAAGGAAAACATTGGCGGCAAACAATACTACAGCAACTTGGGGACAAGGAACCCCCCTTACCCGCTTCCTGGAATGGCTACTTTTGTGACTTCCAACAAACCTGACCTCCAGGTCACCATTAAGGAAGAAGCCTGTCCCTTGCCTTACAACAGCTCGTGGCCTTTCCCAGAGCTCCCTCTGCAACAAATCGTGTGCTCGGCTTCCACCAgctacagcaacagcaacaggccACCAGATCATGAGAACCGGGCCAGCGTCATCAAGAAAACGTCAGATATTACTCAGTCAAGAGTCAAGAGCAGCTAA